A stretch of DNA from Streptomyces sp. NBC_01197:
CCCGGTACGAAGTGGCCTACGTACTCGGCCAGTTGGGCCGCTGGCCGGAGGCGCTGGAGATCTACCGCGAGGTCGCCGCCGCCCGTGAACAGGCGCTGGGCGCCGATCACCCCGACACCCTCGCCACCCGTTACGAGGTGGCCATCAGCCTGGGCCGGCTGGGCCACAGCGCGGAGGCGCTCGAACGGTTCGTCGCGCTGGTCGGCGACCGCACCCGGGTCCAGGGGCCGGCCGACCCGGAAACCCTGCGGGCCCGCCATGGCCTGGGGGTGAACCTGGGCCGTCTCGGCCGGTGGGACGAGGCGCTCGCCGAGGCGCGCGAGATCTGCGCACTGCGCGAACAGGCGCTGGGCGGCGACCACCCGGACACCCTGGTCAGCCGCCGCGAAATCGCTGTCGGGCTGGGCTGGCTGGGCCGCTGGTCGGACGCGCTCACCGTCTACCGGGCGGTCGCCGGGGCCCGGGAGCGGGTGCTCGGCCTCGACCATCCGGACGCGCTGGCCAGCCGTAACGACGAGGCGCACTGCCTGGAGCAGTTGGGCTGCGGGGACGAGGCCGCCGAGCTGTACCGCCAGGTCGCCGCGCGCCGGCAGCAGCGGAGCGCGCCGGGACTCTGAGCCGTCGTGTCCGGGGCCGTGTGGGCCCCGGGGCATGAAGAAGAACAGGACCCTGTCCGGCCCGCGAAGTTCGCGAACAACCTCCGACGATCGCGAACAACATCCGACGATCGCGTAGACCGTGAAGGACCGGACAGGACCCGGGAATCAGGGCCGGCTGTCAGGGCCCGGGGGTCAGGACCCGATCGGGTTGACGAACGTCGCCGGGTGGGTGGCGCCGTCCTGCTTGGTGACAGCGCCTCCGAACGGCCACTTCAGCGCGAACTGGCCCTTCTCGTTGGGCGGGGTGATCCGCACCAGGCCGGGCTGGAAGGTACCCGACCCCGTCTGGGTGGTCGCGCCGAGCGTGATGGTGAAGTCGGTGGTGCCTCCGGGCGACAACGGGATGGTGGTGACCGGCTTCGAGGAGCGCGCCAGCGACCACGTGTCGTCTGACGCCTGGTTGCCGACCATGTCGACGCCGGGGAAGCCGGTCAGCGTGCAGGTGCGCTTGCTGATGTTGGTGAATGCCACCGAGGCCTGTGTCTGGTTCTCGGTCTTCATGTCCGGTACGGCGTCGCCGCCCGTGGCGAAGGCCGCCTTGAGATCGGCGGTGTGGCAACGCGATCCCGCGGAGCTGCCCGACGCCGCTCCCTTCCCGCCGCCGGTGGAGGAGCTCTCCGGGGCCTTCGTTCCGCTGCCGGCCGCAGTGCCGCCGGAGCCCGAATTACCGGAAGCCGAGCTGCTGGAGCTGTCCGAACCGGCGGCCGCTCCCTTGCCCGACGTGGAGCCGTCGGACGAGGCGGCCGATGAGGAGCCCCCCGAGGCCTTGTCGTCAGACGACGACGAACAGGCGGCGGCGCCGAGGCTGAGCGCGGTGACGGCGAGGAGGGCGGCCATCCGGCGGGGCAGTCGGTTCAGTTGTGTGGTCATGAGTGTGGGGCCCCCTGGAATTCGTGAGTACGTGAGCTACGCGTGAGTAATTGATCTATGAACGGATATCACGCCCCGACGGTCAGATCAGTTGCAGGGAGGTGTGAATGCCCGCATGTGACATGGATCTCTGTGAGATCTCTGTGGGCCGGGTGAGCCGGTCGTGTGCTAGAGCTCCCCTGACCCGGTGTCACCCGGCAGGCTCAGTCCGAGGAACGCACCCAGCCGGTCGCCTCGATCCGGGCCGCGTCGGCCGTCCGGGTCTCGTCGAAGACCGTACGGCGGCCGTCCCCGACCACGATGCCGGTGACGTACGCCCCGCGGCCCACGTACAGCTGATCGGTCGTGTAACGCCAGCGCAGCCGCACTTCCTTGCCGCGCCACGCTGCCAGATCCGCGTCCAGCCGGTGCCAGACGCGCCCGGACCAGCCGTCCACCGAGCCCGCCGGATGGGCCTTGGGTCCCTGGCCGTCGGCGGTGGTGGAGAAGGGCACCGGCTGCCAGGCCGCACCGGCGTCCGCCGACGCCTCCAGGAACAGGAAGTCGGCGTGCGGCTCGCTGTCCCACCACACCGAGGCGCCGAGACGCGTCCGTCCGGAGACCGGGACGACGGCGGGCAGGGTCAGGGTGGCCGTCGCCGAACTCGCCATGCCGGAGAACCAGGCCGTACGCCCGTGCGCAGGCCGCACCGGCACCGCGCGCGCCAGGTTGTTGCCCGCCTGGACCCGGGGCGCGCTCCCGGTACGCCAGTTGCGCACCGGGTGGACCGAGTTGCCCAGCATGATCAGGAACGAGTCGGAGGTCGGGTCGAGCACCAGGCTGGTCCCGGTGAACCCGGTGTGGCCCGCGGTGCGCGGAGTGGCCATCGCGCCCATGTACCAGTGCTGGTACAGCTCGAAGCCCAGACCGTGATTGTCCCCGGGGAACGCGGTGTTGAAATCGGTGAACAGCAGATCGACGGAGTCGGGCCGCAGGATGCGGGCGGGCCCGTACGCGCCGCCGTTCAGCAGGGTGCGGGCCAGGACCGCCAGGTCCCAGGCGCAGGAGAAGACTCCGGCGTGACCGGCGACCCCGCCGAAACTGTAGGCGTTCTCGTCGTGCACCTCACCCCAGACCAGCCCGCGGTCGAGGCCCGACCAGGGCGGCCTGGCGTCCTCGGTGGCTGCGATCTCGGGCTTCCAGGTGGCGGGCGGGTTGTAGCGCGTGCGCCGCATCCCGAGCGGTGCGGTGATCCCCTCACGGACCAGCACGTCGAGCGTGCGTCCGGTGATCCGCTCCAGGACCAGCTGCATCGAGATGAGGTTGAGGTCGGAGTAGAGATACGCGGTTCCAGGGGCGTTGATCGGCGCCTCGTTCCACAGCATCCGCAGTCTCCCCTCCCGCGTCGGCTCCTTGTACAGCGCCAGCGTCGCGCGGAAGCCGGACGTGTGCGTGAGGAGCTGGCGGATCGTCATGTCCGCCTTGCCGGCCGCGCCGAACTCGGGGAGGTACGAGGCGACCTTCGCGGTCAGCTCCAGCGCGCCCCGTTCGATCTGCTGCACCGCCACGAGGGACGTGAAGAGTTTGGAGACGGAGGCCAGGTCGTAGAGGGTGTCCCGGTCCGCCGCGATCTGCTGGTCCGCGGGGAACTCGACACCGGTGTCGGACTTCTCGTCGTACGCCGAGTAGCGCACCGCGTGTCCGATCGGCTCGTGCAGTGCCACCGTGCCGCCGCGCCCGGCGAGCAGAACGGCGCCCGCGTACCACGGGTGGGTGGGGGAGGGGCCGAGGAACGCCCTGGCGTCGCTGACCAGTTGCCGCAGTTGGCCCGGCAGCAGACCGGCCTGTCCGGCGGTACCACGCCGGAGGGTCGTACGCCCGGAGCCGGAGCCCGAGTTGGAGCCGGAGTCGGAGCCGGAGCCCGGAACGGCGGCGTCCGCGCCGTGCCCGGCCGGATCCGCAGCCGGTACCCCGGCCGCGGCGGCCGGTCCCAGCGGGAGCGAGGCCAGGGCGAGCGCCCCTCCCAGGGCCAGGATTCCGCCGCCCAGCCGGCGCCGGCTGATGTCCCCGCCCGCTGCGTTGCCGCTCATCTCAGCACTCACTCCCTGAAAGTATCTTTCGGGCCTCGATCGACTGCGGAAACTTTCTTCCATCGATACGGGGGTGTCAACCCTCGCACCGCGTGTCCCCAGCGCTCCAAAGAATCTGACACAGCATCAGGAAACCTCTTCCCTCGGCTGCTCCGCTGGGGCATCCTGCGCCCCATGGAGACGGAGCTGAGCAAGAAACTGGGGATCGAGCACGCAATCTTCGGCTTCACGCCCTTTCCCGCCGTGGCCGCCGCCATCACCCGGGCCGGCGGATTCGGGGTACTCGGAGCGGTTCGCTACACCGCCCCCGACGAACTGGCGCGTGATCTCGACTGGATGCAGGAGCACACCGACGGACTGCCGTACGGCCTCGACGTCGTCATGCCCGCGAAAAAGGTGGAGGGGGTGACGGAGGCCGAGGTCGAGGCGATGATCCCGCAGGGACACCGCCGGTTCGTCGAGGAGACCCTCGCCAAACACGGAGTCCCCGAGTGGCCCGAGGGCGAACCATCCGGCTGGCGGATCACCGGGTGGATGGAACAGGTCGCCCGCAACCAGCTCGACGTCGCCTTCGACTATCCGATCAAACTGCTCGCCAACGCACTCGGCTCCCCGCCCGCCGACGTCATCGAACGCGCCCACCGCCACGACGTCCTGGTCGCGGCGCTGGCCGGCAGCGCCAAGCACGCCCGGCGCCATGCCGAGGCCGGTATCGACATCGTCGTCGCCCAGGGGTACGAGGCGGGCGGCCACACCGGGGACATCGCCTCCATGGTGCTCACCCCCGACGTGGTCGACGCCGTGTCACCGCTGCCGGTCCTGGCCGCCGGCGGGATCGGCAGCGGTGAGCAGATCGCCGCCGGTATCGCGCTCGGCGCCCAGGGCGTCTGGCTCGGCTCGCTCTGGCTCACCACCACCGAGGCCGAGATGCACTCGCGCGCCCTCACCCGGAAGCTCATCGAGGCGGGCTCCGGCGACACCGTGCGCTCCCGCGCGCTCACCGGCAAACCGGCCCGTCAGCTCCGTACCGAATGGACCGACGCCTGGGACGACCCCGCAGGACCCGGCACCCTCCCCATGCCCCTCCAGGGGCTGCTCGTCGCCGACGCGGTCTCCCGGATCCAGAAGTACGAGGTCGCCCCGCTGCTCGGCACCCCGGTGGGGCAGATCGTCGGCCGGATGAACTCCGAACGCGGTGTCCAGGAGGTATTCGACGAGCTGACCCGCGGTTTCGAGCGGGCCGTCGACCGGATCAACCGCATCGCAGGACGGAGTCACTGATGGCAGCGACGGACAGCGGCACCCCCAACGGCTTCTGGGCCCAGGCCACCGCCGACCCCGGCCGCACGGTCGTGATCGCACCCGATGGCGAGGAGTGGACCGCCGGACGGCTGCACACGGCCGTCAACCAGCTGGTGCACGGGCTGCGCGCCGCAGGTCTGGAGCGCGGGGACGCCTTCGCGGTCGTCCTGCCGAACAGCGTCGAGTTCCTCACCGCGTATCTGGCCGCCTCGCAGGCCGGTCTCTATCTGGTCCCGGTCAACCACCACTTCGTCGGGCCTGAGATCGCCTGGATCGTCTCCGACTCCGGGGCCAAGGTCCTCATCGCCCATGAGCGGTTCGCCGAAGCGGCGACGGCGGCGGCGGACGAAGCCGGGCTCCCCGCCACCCAACGGTACGCGGTCGGCGCCATACCGGGCTTCCGTCCCTACGGCGATCTCCCCGGCGGGCAGCCCGGATCCGTACCGGATGACCGCACCCTCGGCTGGGTGATGAACTACACCTCGGGCACCACCGGACGGCCGCGCGGCATCCGCCGCCCGCTGTCCGGCAAGCTGCCGGAGGAGACCTACCTCGGCGGGTTCCTCGGGATCTTCGGGATCAGGCCCTTCGACGGCAACGTTCATCTCGTCTGCTCGCCGCTCTACCACACCGCCGTGCTCCAGTTCGCCGGCGCGGCCCTGCACATCGGCCACCCCCTGGTCCTGATGGACAAGTGGACGCCCGAGGAGATGCTGCGCGCGATCGACGCGCACGGTTGCACGCACACACATATGGTCCCGACCCAGTTCCACCGCCTCCTCGCCCTGCCCGACGAGGTCAAGGAGCGGTACGACGTCACTTCGATGCGCCATGCCATCCATGGCGCCGCGCCCTGCCCCGACCACGTCAAGCGGGCGATGATCGAGTGGTGGGGGCGCTGCGTCGAGGAGTACTACGCGGCCAGCGAGGGCGGCGGTGCCTTCGCCACGGCCGAGGACTGGCTGAAGAAGCCGGGCACCGTCGGCAAGGCCTGGCCCATCAGCGAACTCGCCATCCACGACGACGACGGCAACCGGCTGCCGCCCGGCGAACTCGGCACCGTCTACATGAAGATGTCCACCGGCGGCTTCAGCTACCACAAGGACGAGGCCAAAACGGCGAAGAACCGCATCGGCGACTTCTTCACCGTCGGAGACCTGGGCCTGCTCGACGAGGACGGCTACCTCTTCCTCCGCGACCGCAAGATCGACATGATCATCTCCGGCGGGGTCAACATCTACCCGGCCGAGATCGAGTCCGCCCTGCTCACCCACCCCGCGGTCGCCGACGCCGCCGCCTTCGGGATCCCGCACAGCGACTGGGGCGAAGCGGTCAAGGCCGTCATCGAACCGGCCGACGGCGCCGAGCCCGGCGACGCGCTCGCCGCCGAGATCCTCGCCCACTGCGAGTCCCGGCTGGCCGGGTACAAGCGCCCCAAGAGCGTCGACTTCATCGAGACGATGCCCCGCGACCCCAACGGCAAGCTCTACAAGCGGCGGTTGCGCGAACCGTACTGGGAAGGGCACGAGCGCGCCGTCTGATTCCGCCTGGACCGACGACACCAGCGCAGGTACGTGGGCCGGACCCCGCGACCCGGCCTGATCCGGAAGCGGGGCCCCGGTGCCGGGCGCGCCCGCCGGGCAGCCGCTGATCATCTCTGCCAGCGTGGATCCATGAGAGCGCCGAGCCGGGCCCTGGCGGCACAGTGGACCACCGCGGTCCCCGTGGTCGCTGTCGTGGCCCTGATCCTCAGCTGGGGCCGCGAGCTGCCGGTGTTCGCCGTGGTCCTGGTGGCGCTCTGCCTGGCCGGAGCGGTGCTGGCCGCCGTGCACCACGCCGAGGTGATCGCCCACCGGGTGGGAGAGCCCTTCGGCTCGCTGGTGCTGGCGGTCGCCGTCACCGTCAT
This window harbors:
- a CDS encoding DUF4232 domain-containing protein, whose translation is MTTQLNRLPRRMAALLAVTALSLGAAACSSSSDDKASGGSSSAASSDGSTSGKGAAAGSDSSSSSASGNSGSGGTAAGSGTKAPESSSTGGGKGAASGSSAGSRCHTADLKAAFATGGDAVPDMKTENQTQASVAFTNISKRTCTLTGFPGVDMVGNQASDDTWSLARSSKPVTTIPLSPGGTTDFTITLGATTQTGSGTFQPGLVRITPPNEKGQFALKWPFGGAVTKQDGATHPATFVNPIGS
- a CDS encoding serine hydrolase, producing the protein MSGNAAGGDISRRRLGGGILALGGALALASLPLGPAAAAGVPAADPAGHGADAAVPGSGSDSGSNSGSGSGRTTLRRGTAGQAGLLPGQLRQLVSDARAFLGPSPTHPWYAGAVLLAGRGGTVALHEPIGHAVRYSAYDEKSDTGVEFPADQQIAADRDTLYDLASVSKLFTSLVAVQQIERGALELTAKVASYLPEFGAAGKADMTIRQLLTHTSGFRATLALYKEPTREGRLRMLWNEAPINAPGTAYLYSDLNLISMQLVLERITGRTLDVLVREGITAPLGMRRTRYNPPATWKPEIAATEDARPPWSGLDRGLVWGEVHDENAYSFGGVAGHAGVFSCAWDLAVLARTLLNGGAYGPARILRPDSVDLLFTDFNTAFPGDNHGLGFELYQHWYMGAMATPRTAGHTGFTGTSLVLDPTSDSFLIMLGNSVHPVRNWRTGSAPRVQAGNNLARAVPVRPAHGRTAWFSGMASSATATLTLPAVVPVSGRTRLGASVWWDSEPHADFLFLEASADAGAAWQPVPFSTTADGQGPKAHPAGSVDGWSGRVWHRLDADLAAWRGKEVRLRWRYTTDQLYVGRGAYVTGIVVGDGRRTVFDETRTADAARIEATGWVRSSD
- a CDS encoding NAD(P)H-dependent flavin oxidoreductase, whose protein sequence is METELSKKLGIEHAIFGFTPFPAVAAAITRAGGFGVLGAVRYTAPDELARDLDWMQEHTDGLPYGLDVVMPAKKVEGVTEAEVEAMIPQGHRRFVEETLAKHGVPEWPEGEPSGWRITGWMEQVARNQLDVAFDYPIKLLANALGSPPADVIERAHRHDVLVAALAGSAKHARRHAEAGIDIVVAQGYEAGGHTGDIASMVLTPDVVDAVSPLPVLAAGGIGSGEQIAAGIALGAQGVWLGSLWLTTTEAEMHSRALTRKLIEAGSGDTVRSRALTGKPARQLRTEWTDAWDDPAGPGTLPMPLQGLLVADAVSRIQKYEVAPLLGTPVGQIVGRMNSERGVQEVFDELTRGFERAVDRINRIAGRSH
- a CDS encoding acyl-CoA synthetase: MAATDSGTPNGFWAQATADPGRTVVIAPDGEEWTAGRLHTAVNQLVHGLRAAGLERGDAFAVVLPNSVEFLTAYLAASQAGLYLVPVNHHFVGPEIAWIVSDSGAKVLIAHERFAEAATAAADEAGLPATQRYAVGAIPGFRPYGDLPGGQPGSVPDDRTLGWVMNYTSGTTGRPRGIRRPLSGKLPEETYLGGFLGIFGIRPFDGNVHLVCSPLYHTAVLQFAGAALHIGHPLVLMDKWTPEEMLRAIDAHGCTHTHMVPTQFHRLLALPDEVKERYDVTSMRHAIHGAAPCPDHVKRAMIEWWGRCVEEYYAASEGGGAFATAEDWLKKPGTVGKAWPISELAIHDDDGNRLPPGELGTVYMKMSTGGFSYHKDEAKTAKNRIGDFFTVGDLGLLDEDGYLFLRDRKIDMIISGGVNIYPAEIESALLTHPAVADAAAFGIPHSDWGEAVKAVIEPADGAEPGDALAAEILAHCESRLAGYKRPKSVDFIETMPRDPNGKLYKRRLREPYWEGHERAV